In one Nicotiana tomentosiformis chromosome 6, ASM39032v3, whole genome shotgun sequence genomic region, the following are encoded:
- the LOC138894420 gene encoding uncharacterized protein produces the protein MKKSVASKSTTAESKSEDEEEGDKHQDDIALFSRVVSNTTRRSKKNGRGKSSSRKGNKISEKKNNDRKCYECEDYGHIQANCPELRRKLSKGNRKRKSSSVWSDEYMPDKNHSGAANLCFMARSETSEKRKSFGAWSDEDISDNDHEESTSNCFMAPSKTSEVRSHDCDKCNELQNIVEQALEDMRKILDELKKTKREKKNLETQLEEYNKLKKEKEEWDILLEEYQVENDLLQEENTEFHK, from the coding sequence ATGAAAAAGAGTGTTGCTTCTAAGTCAACTACTGCTGAGTCTAAAagtgaagacgaagaagaaggagACAAACATCAAGATGATATTGCACTATTTTCTAGAGTTGTCTCTAACACGACGCGAAGAAGCAAGAAAAATGGAAGAGGCAAATCAAGTTCTAGAAAAGGTAATAAAATAAGTGAGAAGAAAAATAATGATAGAAAATGCTATGAATGCGAAGATTATGGTCACATCCAAGCCAACTGTCCAGAACTAAGAAGGAAACTATCCAAGGGCAATCGGAAGAGAAAATCTTCCAGCGTATGGAGTGATGAATATATGCCAGATAAAAATCATAGTGGAGCTGCCAACCTTTGTTTCATGGCACGAAGTGAGACAAGTGAGAAAAGAAAATCTTTTGGTGCCTGGAGTGATGAAGATATATCAGACAATGATCATGAGGAATCTACAAGCAACTGCTTCATGGCCCCAAGTAAAACAAGTGAGGTAAGATCTCATGATTGTGATAAATGTAATGAACTTCAAAATATCGTAGAACAGGCTTTAGAAGATATGAGAAAAATTCTTGATGAGCTCAAGAAGACTAAACGGGAGAAGAAAAACTTAGAGACCCAacttgaagaatataacaagttgaaaaaggaaaaggaagagTGGGATATTCTACTCGAAGAATATCAGGTTGAAAATGACTTACTTCAAGAAGAAAATACGGAATTTCACAAATAG